In Populus alba chromosome 1, ASM523922v2, whole genome shotgun sequence, a single window of DNA contains:
- the LOC118058143 gene encoding 28 kDa ribonucleoprotein, chloroplastic, whose amino-acid sequence MAETRLMSVYRTTNTVFDTPIKYPFISITSKPIKVVFSTSFPSWVSLKTSKFSTFNIIPLVAQTSDWAQQDEEDTVTIEEESFGDGSEETFPEPPEEAKLYVGNLPYDVNSENLAQLFDQAGTVEVAEIIYNRETDQSRGFGFVTMSTVDEAEKAIEKFHRYDLNGRFLTVNKAAPRGSRPERPSVFKTAYRIYVGNLPWQVDDARLEQVFSEHGQVVNARVVCDRETGRSRGFGFVTMSSETELNDAIAALDGQSLDGRAITVNIAQERPRRGSF is encoded by the exons ATGGCTGAGACCCGGTTGATGTCCGTATACAGAACTACAAACACAGTCTTCGATACACCAATTAAGTACCCATTTATCTCAATAACCTCAAAACCCATAAAGGTCGTCTTTTCAACTTCTTTCCCTTCATGGGTATCTCTCAAAACCTCCAAATTTTCGACTTTCAATATAATCCCTCTTGTTGCACAGACCTCAGATTGGGCCCAGCAAGACGAGGAGGATACAGTGACTATTGAAGAGGAGAGTTTTGGAGATGGAAGTGAAGAGACTTTTCCAGAACCACCTGAAGAGGCTAAGCTATATGTGGGGAATTTGCCTTATGATGTTAACAGTGAAAACCTGGCTCAGCTATTTGATCAGGCTGGGACTGTTGAGGTTGCTGAG ATAATTTATAACAGGGAGACAGATCAAAGTAGAGGGTTTGGTTTTGTTACAATGAGTACAGTTGATGAAGCTGAGAAGGCTATAGAGAAGTTCCACCgctat GATTTGAATGGAAGATTTTTAACAGTGAATAAGGCTGCTCCTAGAGGCTCACGGCCAGAAAGGCCAAGTGTGTTCAAAACTGCATACAGAATCTATGTTGGTAACCTGCCTTGGCAAGTAGATGATGCTCGTCTGGAGCAAGTATTCAGTGAACATGGACAGGTTGTGAATGCAAGGGTCGTTTGTGACCGAGAAACAGGCCGTTCACGTGGTTTTGGCTTTGTTACAATGTCCAGTGAGACAGAGTTGAATGATGCCATTGCTGCTCTTGATGGACAG AGTTTGGATGGCAGGGCGATCACTGTAAATATAGCCCAAGAACGTCCAAGGCGTGGCTCATTCTAG